TCTCCCTCGTCTTCCACGGGCTAGACGCTGGGGCTAACGTCGAATTGCACGGTAAAATAGGGCGATGCACGTCCTTTGAGGAGGAAAACCTTGACCGCTCCCCTTTTTGGTTTTAGCGCCACACCACAGCATCGCTTCGCCAGCGCTATCCCCTCTCTCAACCCCCTCTTTGACGGGCTAATATCGCGCAAATTTTCCCTCCTGCGACTTTTAAAGCGCAAAATCGGGCGCTTCTATCTTTTCCTTGCCGTTCTCTCGTTCCTCTTCATCTCCTCCGTTGCGGCTTGTACTCCACAAACTCCCACCCCGCCGCCACCCATCGCTTCCCCAACGCCTGCTGACGACGGTATCTTAAGGCTACTCTACTGGCAAGCCCCCACCATTCTCAACCCGCACCTCGCTTCCGGTTTTAAGGACTACGAAGGCGCGCGACTCTCTTACGAACCTCTCGCCAGCTACGATAAAGACGGTCAGTTAATTCCTTTCCTAGCGGCTGAAATTCCCACCGTAGAAAATGGCGGAATTGCTAAAGATGGAAAGTCTGTCATTTGGAAGCTGAGGAAAGATATTAAATGGTCGGATGGAGAACCTTTTATGGCGGCGGATGTCGTCTTTACTTACCAGTATATTTCTAATCCCAATGTTGCTGCTTCATCGAGCGAGAATTACGCTAATATTCAAACGGTTGAAGCGCTAGATGAGTACGTCATTAGAATCAAATTCAAAGAAGTAACGCCGAGTTGGGCGATTCCTTTTACCGGACAGAGTGGGGCGATCCTACCCAAACATATTTTTAAAGCTTATCAGGGTAAAACTGCACGAGAAGCGCCTGCAAACTTCGAGCCGGTGGGAACGGGACCTTATCGGGTTATTAGTTTTAAGGCAGGAGATATTATTGTATTCGAGCCGAACCCTTTTTTTCGAGAAGGAACTAACAATTTGTTTAAGCGAGTTGAATTAAAAGGGGGTGGCGATGCGCGAGCGGCGGCAAGAGCGGTGTTGCAATTTGGGGATGTCGATTTTGCTTACAATCTCCAAGTAGAAGCGTTGATTTTAAAAGACTTGGAAGCGGCGGGAAAAGGAAAAGTCATGACTATTTTTGGGTCTCAGATCGAGCGCATTCTTTTTAACTTTACCGATCCGAATAAAATTGCTAATAGCGGTGAAAAATCGAGCGTAGAATTTCCCCACCCTTTTTTCGTAGATTTGCCCGTTCGTCAGGCGTTTAAACTCGCGATCGACCGAGGAACGATCGCAACTCAGCTTTACGGAACGGCGGGTCAGAAAGTCGGACAACTTTTGGTCGAGCCTGCTACTTTTAAATCCGATAAGATTGCTTATGAATACAATTTAACCAAAGCAAATAAAGTGTTAGATGAGGGAGGCTGGAAAGATACAAATAATGATAATGTTCGGGAGAAGAATGGAATAGAACTTAAGGTTTTGTTTCAAACTTCTGCCAATCCAGTTCGTCAAAAGACACAAGAAATCGTTAAAAAATCGCTCCAAAAAATAGGAGTAGGCGTTCAATTAAAAACCGTCGATCCGGAGATTTTCTTTTCGGGCGATCCGGCTAATACAGAAACGGTAAATAGCTTTTATGCAGATTTAGAAATGTTAACATCCGGGAATGAGAATCCCGATCCAGGTCTCTATATGAAATGGTGGACGTGCGACGAAGCAGCCCAGAAGGAAAATAATTGGCAAAAGCCTAATTATGCGCGTTATTGCAACCCGGAATACGATAAGCTCTGGCAGCGATCGCGTCAGGAACTCGACCCTAAAAAACGGACTGCACTCTTTAAACAAATGGACGAGTTACTCTCAAAAGATGCAGCAGTCATTCCGATTGTCAATCGAGCCAATACGAATGGGGTCAGCGTTCGCTTACAAGGATTAAACCCTACGCCGTGGGATGCTAATACTTGGGATATCAAAAATTGGCGACGGCAGTAACGTTAAACCCAGCTTTAACTTAAAAGTCGAAATAGATATACTGCAAGCCGCCTTCCGGTGCGAACAGCCAAACGCAGAACAAACACAGAGGAACGAGGACAATCTTAACGTTCCAACTCAATTGTAACCCCAGCCCGCGACGTAGAGTGTAGATTGCGGTCATTAACAGGGCGATCGCAGCGACAAGCCAAGCGAATTGAGCGCGCTGGAGGTGTAAAGTTTCCTCATAGACTTTATAGGCAAACTGCGCGTCGCCAGAAGCGTTCCAAAAACGCTGCCAAACGAGAAGGGCGCGATCGAGACTGGGGAGACGGAAGAAAATCCAAGATAAAAAGACCATTGCTTGCGTCAACAGCCAAGCCAGCAGTATACCGGGAATACTACTCCAAAAAGCAGCAATGCTAGCATCCTTGCGGCTCCAAGCTTCGCTCAGCCGGTGAACGACTAAAGCCAAACCGTGAAGAATACCCCAAACCACGTAACCCCAGGCCGCACCGTGCCAAATCCCGGCAATGAGCATAATCAGGAAGAGGTTGAGACAGGTGCGCGCTAATCCTTGACGAGAACCGCCGAGGGGAAAGTAAAGATAGTTGCGCAACCAATCGCCTAGCGTCATGTGCCAGCGCCGCCAAAAATCGGCAATGCTGGTACTGAAGTAGGGCGCGTTGAAGTTTTCAGGGAGGCTAAAGCCGAGCAAAATCGCGCTTCCGCGAGCCATATCGACGTAGCCGGAGAAATCGAGGTAGAGTTGTAAGCCGTAGGCAAAGGTTGCCAGCCAGAGGTCGCCGCTACCGGCGCGTTCGAGATTGCCGAAGCATAAATCCACGAAAATCCCTAGATTATCGGCAATTAAGGCTTTTTTGGCTGCACCGCAAGCAATTAGCCATAAGGCTTCCGCCAGACGATGGGGGGTGGGAAATTGCTGTTGCGGCCATTGGGCGATGAAAGCGTGAGCGCGAGTAATGGGGCCGGCGATGAGTTTGGGGAAAAAGAGTTTGTAGCTGGAAAATTGCAGCCAATCGCGGATGGGGGGCGCACCGCGATGAACATCGACGAGATAGGCGATGCACTCGAAGGTAAAGAAGGAAAGACCGAGGGGGGGAATTAAGCGATCGCTGACCCAATTGGCACTCTCGCGCAGTCCGATCGAATTGAGGAGAAAGGGAATATATTTAAAGCCGACTAAGAGCAAGACGTTCGCGATAATCCCTGAAATGAGAAGTTGGGTCGCGCGCTGGTTCCAAATGCTTTGCAGGATATCCCAATCGCGATTGTCGAGGCGAGCGTACTGAAGTTTGGCGCTGCCTTTGCTGCGCTGTTCCATTGCGATCGCGATCCGATAGTTCATGGTCGCCATTAATAGCAACAGCACAAGATGGAAGATAACCAGGGAAAGCGTTAGTTTTTGTTCGGGCTGGCCGATTAAGGCGAAAAAGTAAAAGCCGAGACTGGTAAGTAATAATACCCACAATCGCGCGCGCGAAACGGCGGCAGCCGTCTCTCCAACTTTGCGGGAGGAAGAAGTATGGGGGGTTGCTAATGGGCGTTTGCCGAGGAACCAGTAAAGTGCGATCGCGAGTGGTAAAAATATACCGTAGGGTAGTTGAACAAAAGTCATTACTTAATGTATTGGTACTATGGTCAATAGGAATAATTGCTTATTGAAGCAGAACGGATTGACTCTCAATGCGATTGCCGACCTGATTTAATTTTCTCGGTGCTGTTCGAGCGGGATTTCTCAAATTGATTGGGTCTAAAATAGCAGTTAATGCCGTGTCTTATAAAGAAGCTTCATTGCCCCTCTAGATAGAATTAAATTCCTCAGTATTCCTAACTACTTGATAGCAGACAAGTAGTAATAACTGGTCAACGATGTAGTGATAGCCATGATGTTGAATTTCTTCGAGACAATTTTTTCTCCCAGACAGTATATGCCGCATGGGAACTGCTATTTATGGCAGACTCCTTTGGTAGGACTGCATCTGGCTAGCGATATCCTCATCGCGATCGCGTATTTTTCCATCCCGGCGATGCTCCTCTATTTTGTGCGCCAAAAACAAATTGAATTTTCGCGCATTTTTGTCCTATTTGCAGCTTTTATTATTCTCTGCGGCGTAGGGCATACGCTAGAGGTTTGGACGCTATGGCATCCCGCTTACTGGCTATCGGGCATCGAACAAGCCCTCACCGCCTTTGTCTCCTGCTACACAGCAGTAGAAATGGCAGGCTTGCTGCCCCAATTTTTAGCCCTGCGTTCCCCCGCCGAACTCGAAGCGCTCAACCTAGAACTGCAAGCACAAATCGAAGAGCGCAAACAGGCTGAAATAGCGCTGCGCGAGAGCGAATCGAAGTTTCGCTTATTTATCGATCGCGTTCCGATGGCGGTAGCCATGCTCGATCGCGAAATGCACTACATTGCCCACAGCCAACGCTGGCAGCGCGATTATCCCTTCGACAAAATCGGCCCAGTCGAGCGCTGGCACCTCGAACACCAAAAGGTGTTACAGGGGGAAACGTTGAAAGTTAAAGAAGAAAACGTCGTGTGGGAAAATGGCCAGGAGGACTGGTTGCGTTACGAAATCTGTCCTTGGCACGATTACTCCGGCGAGATTGGCGGCTCGATCTGGTTTTGCGAATCGGTTCGCGATCGCAAGCAGGCAGAAGAAATCTTAGCCGAGTACAATCAAACTCTCGAAAGACAAGTTACCGAACGCACCGAAGAACTGCAAACGACGACCAAAAAGCTGCAAATCGAAGGGGTAGAACGCCAACAAACCTTGCGCAAACTGGAACGGGCGCAGTTATTTTTGCGACAAAGCGAAGCGCGCTTCCGCAGTTCCTTCGACCTCGCTGCCGTAGCCATGTGTTTGGCAGATCCGCAAGGCAGACTGCTGCAAGTTAATGCCGCCATGAGTCGCACTTTTGGTTACGCCGAAGACGAACTCATCCGGATGAGCTTTTCCGAACTTTGTCATACCGACGATTTCGCTGCCGGTCGTTCTCTGTTCGATAAATTATTATTCGGAACAATCTCTCACTATTCCCTCGAAAAACGTTACATCCATAAAGACGGAAGTATTATTTGGGGCTTGCTCAGCCGTTCGGTGATTCGCGATAGCAACGGCAAACCCTGCTACACGCTCTCGCAAATTCAAGATATCACCGCTCGTAAGAAAGCAGAGACGAAATTGCGGGAACGCGAAGTATTTCTCAACAGCATTTATCAAGGAGCCGAGGTCGGTATTTTCATTATCGATGTAAAAGGAGAGGGCAGTTTTTGTTTTAGAGGACTCAATGCGACTCACGAACGACTGACGGGTCTCAAATCCGTGGATTTGGAGGGAAAAAGTCCGGAAGAATGTCTGTCGCCTGCGGTAGCGCGAGCCGTGAGCGAGCGTTACCGCACCTGCCTCGAAGCGGGAAAACGCATTAGCTATGAAGAATGTTTGTCCCTCAAAGGCAGAAACAACTGGTGGTTAACGGCGCTCGCGCCCTTAAAAGACGAGAACGGACGCATTTATCGCATCATCGGAACGAGCATCGATATTAGCGATCGCAAACAAGCAGAGCAAGACTTGCAGCAGCAAGCGCAACGCCAGCAACTTTTCCTGAAAATGAGCCAGCGCATTCGCCGAAGTTTAAATCTTCAGGAAATCTTGCGGACGAGCGTTGAAGAGGTACGCGCTTACCTGAAAACAGATCGCGTCCTCCTCTATCGCTTCGATGCCGATAAGAGCGGTCGCGTTGTTGCTGAATCGGTCAGCGACGAAGCAATGTCCATCCTCCAGCGCACCATTAACGATCCCTGTTTTACCGGCCGCTGGCATACAGAATATCAACGGGGACGCATCTCCACCATTGAAGATGTCGATGCGGGTTTAATTCGTCCTTGCCACCGCGACTTGCTCGTTAGCCTTCAGGTGAAAGCTAATTTGGTCGTGCCGATCCTGCAACAAGACGAACTATGGGGATTGCTCATCGCTCACCATTGCATTTCCCCACGGCAGTGGCAGACTCAGGAGGTGGAGTTACTGCGTCAGCTATCCGAACAACTCGCGATCGCGCTCCAACAGTCCCAACTCTACCATCAAGCGCGGGTAGCCAACCAAGCGAAAAGTACCTTCCTCGCCAATATGAGTCACGAGTTGCGCACGCCCTTAAACGCTATTCTAGGCTTCTCGGAACTCCTCGCCCACGACACCAATCTCACGCTCCAGCAGCAAGCGAATCTCGCCACCATCAACCGCAGCGGCGAACACCTTCTCGAGTTAATCAATCACATTCTCGATCTCTCAAAAATCGAAGCGGGACGCATGACCCGTCATGACTTTGATTTCGATCTCTACGGCTTCCTGAACGACATTCATACGCTTTTTGCCCTGCGAGCGCAACGGAGTAGCTTAGATTGGTCGATCCGGCGGGCTGATAACGTTCCTCAGTTCGTCAACACGGATGCGGGTAAGTTGCGTCAGATTTTAGTGAATTTGATTGGTAATGCCCTCAAGTTTACGCCAGCAGGTAGTGTTACGTTAGAAGTGACGTGCGTGGAGCAGAAAGCAGCAACGGTTGTCCTGAATTTTGCGGTTAGCGATACGGGAATCGGCATTGACGAGAGTGAAATCGGAAGACTTTTTGAAGCGTTCTTCCAAGCAGGGACGGAGGGGCGCTATCAAGAAGGAACGGGCTTGGGACTAGCGCTCAGTCGGCGCTTGGTCGAGTTACTTGGCGGTACGATTGACGTTCGCTCTCAACTGGGACAGGGAACAACTTTTAGTTTTAAACTTCCCCTTCAGGTGGTGACAGCGAGCGAAATGGGAGAGGTGGAGTCAGAACCATCCCAGCGCGCGATCGCGCTCGAACCCGGTCAACCGCGCTATAAAATATTAGTGGCAGACGACCGAGCAACCAATCGAGAATTGTTGGTGCAGCTTCTTCGACAGTTTGATTTTGAGTTGGAAGAAGCCAGCAACGGCAGGGAAGTGCTAGCTTTGTGGAAACATTGGCAGCCCGATTTGATTTTTATGGATATCGAGATGCCGGAGATGGATGGCTACGAAGCGACGCGACAAATTCGCGAGATGGAACGAAGCCAGCGTTCAGTTTCCGGAGAGCGTTGTAATTGTAAAGAAAGCAATTCTATTGCACCGGCTCGGGGTTCATTGAAACCCGCACCGATTGTTGCAATTACCGCATCTGCTTTTGAAGAAGACCGCCAGAAAGTTTTGAGCGCAGGGTGTAATGATTTTATTCGCAAACCGTTTCAAGAAGTCGAGATTCTCCAAGCCCTCGGACAATATCTGGGAGTTCGTTACCGCTATGAGGATGAAACAAGCTTTAACGACAAGGCTTTGTCGGCTTCTGATGTCGAGCAGGCAGATTTATCGGTTTTGCCAAGCCAATGGATGGCTCAGTTCCGCAATGCTTTATTGCTGGGGAAAATTGAGGCAATGCGAGCGCTCCTCGAAGAACTTCCCCCCGAACACAAATCTTTGGGCGGCGCTCTGCTGTCGCTCGTCGAACAATGTGAGTTCCAGCAGTTATATTCTCTTATCGAACCGCAAGCTAACTAAATGCTCGCCTCCAAATTCGTTCATTACCGACCGAGAATTCTGGTTATTGATGACACCCCTGCTAATTTAAAATTGTTGACGCAAATGCTGTCGCAGCAGGGGTATGACGTTCGCGTTGCTCCGAGTGGCGCGATTGGATTGAATGCTGCTTTTGCCGAACCTCCCGACTTGATTTTACTGGATATTCAGATGCCGCAGATGGACGGTTACGAGGTTTGTCAGCGGCTCAAAGAAGATAGGCGTACCCAAGATATCCCGATGCTGTTTCTTTCGGCCTTGGACGCTACATCCGATAAAGTCAAAGCGTTTCGCGTTGGAGGAGCCGACTATGTAACCAAGCCGTTTGAGTTAGTGGAAGTGTTGGCGCGAGTCGAAAATCAGTTGAAGTTGCGCTGGCTTCAGTTGGCCTTACGGCGTTCGGAACAGGAAAGTCGAGTTTTATTTGAAGCGTCGAAAGCTTTGAATGAAGCGCCGGATTTGCATTGCGCTATTATATCGATTTTGGAATCGCTCTGTCGCCTTGTTTATTGGGAGTATGCTGAGGTTTGGATGCCGAACTCGGCTAGCACTCACTTGCATTTGGTCGCCAGTTATGATTCTTCTGAAGGGAAGCGGTTGGAAGCTTTTCAACAGCAGCGTCAGTCTTTGAGCCTTGCGCCGGGAGAAGGCTTACCGGGAAGGATTTGGGAAAACCAACAGTCGGAATGGATAAAGGGCGACGAAGACGGAGAAATTACGCGCGGAACGGGTTTAAGGGTGGGGTATGGCGTTCCGGCGCTGGTCAACAACGAGCCGATCGCGGTGTTTGCATTTTATCTGAGTTCGGACAGTTTCGATCCCAAGCGCGCGATCGGGATTGTTAATACGGTTATGGCTCAGCTTACTGCTTTTTTGGGACGAAAACAGGCAGAAGAAGCCCTGCAACGGCAACAAGCCAAAACCGAAGAATTGTTGCTCAATATTTTGCCCCAACCGATTGCCGAGCGCTTGCAAAATGGCGAAACGACGATCGCCGATTCTTTTGAAAATGCTAGCGTTTTGTTTGCCGATATCGTGGGTTTTACCGAATTTGCAGCCCAGCGCCCACCCCGTAAAATTGTTGCCGTCCTGAACGAGATTTTTTCCGAATTTGATGCCCTTACTCATGCCTATGGTTTAGAGAAAATCAAAACCCTCGGCGATAATTATATGGTGGTTGGCGGCTTGCCCCTTCCTCATCCTGATAGCCTCAACGCGATCGCACAAATCGCGCTCGATTTACTAACTTGTCTCGATAACTATAACTTCAAGAATTCGCAAAACTTTCAACTTCGCATCGGTATTAATACAGGTCCGGTTGTCGCCGGGACGATTGGAACCAGTAAACCAATTTACGATCTGTGGGGCGATACAGTGAATGTTGCCTCGCGTATGGAATCGACGGGCGAACCGGGTCAAATTCAAGTAACAAAAGCCGTGCGCGATATGTTATCGGAGCAGTTTCACTTTGAGGAACGTGGTGAGATTTTTGTCAAAGGAAAAGGAAATTTACTAACCTATTGGTTAGTGGATAAAAAATAGGGAATTGGGAATCGATGAGCGATCGACTCAATCGGTGCTATCTTTCGCAACACAATTCACTCTCTTAAGGGCATTCAAAGCTTTTTTATCTCTTTTAGACTCGAGAAATGTCGCATCAAATGCCGCCCCAACCTTGACCGAAAGTATTTCCTTATCGATGCCTCAGCAATTCATTCTCCATCAAACTCGCACCCAAAAAACAATTTTTCAATGAAAAAGTTGGCTCTTCCCACCCCACGCTTGCCTGCGTTGCAAGCGAGAAACTACCGCTTGTATTTCTTAGGGCAAGGGATATCTTTAATGGGAACTTGGGTGACGATGGTCGCAACGGTTTGGCTTTCCTATCGTTTGACTCAATCTCCCCTACTTCTAGGACTGGTCAGTTTTGCCAACCAATTGCCGAATTTTTTGCTAGTGTCCTTTGGGGGGGTTCTCGTCGATCGCTGGGATTCTCGTCGCACCTTGCTGATTACTCAAACCCTATCGATGCTGCAATCGCTAGCCTTAGCTGCGTTAGCCCTGACTGGTATTATCCAATTCTGGCATATCCTCGTCTTGAGCGCGGTACAAGGGTTAATTAATGCCGTAGATTCCCCCACTCGACAGGTTCTCATACCCAAAATTGCCGAGAAACCCGAAAATTTGACCAACGCGATCGCGCTTAACTCTTCAATGGTAACGGCAGCTAAATTAGTCGGGCCGGCAGTGGGCGGGCTGATTATTGCCGTTGCGGGGGCGGGATATTGCTTTTTGATCGATGCCTTCAGTTATCTGGCTGTTATTATCGGGTTGCTCGCCATGCGATGGACGCAGAAAATCGTTCCAACAGGTGACAATACGCCTTTACGATTTTCTCTCGTCTGGCAGAACCTAAAACAAGGGGCAATCTATGCCTTCACGGATCCGCCGATCCGTACACTCTTGTTGTTAGTCGCCGGTCTCAGTTTCATGGGTTTAAGCCCCAATGTCGTGCTGCCCGTCTTCGTCAGCCAGACTTTGCACGGTAGCGCCCACACTTTGGGCGGGCTGATGGCAGCTTCGGGGGTTGGCGCGCTCGCTGGGGCAGTTTTTTTAAGCCAGAGGCAAGGAATTCGCGGCTTGGGGCGATTAATTGCCATTGCTAGCAGTGGAAGCGGCGCGATCGCGATCGCGTTTGCCTTCTCCAAAAGCTTATGGTTTTCTGCCTTTTGCCTATTCCTGATCGGCTTTGGCAACGTACTGCAATTTGCCAGCAGCAATACTCTAATCCAAAATTTAGTCGAACCCGACAAGCGAGGGCGGGTAATGAGCTTTTACTTAATGGCCTTTTTAGGAATGGCTTCCTTTGGGAACCTGCTAACGGGCAGTTTAATTGAAGCGATCGGCATTCCGGCTGAGGTTGCCCTCAGCGGCGGCATCTGTATCTTACTCTCCGTCGCGTTCTCCCGAAAGCTCCCCGCACTGCGCGCTCTGGTTAGAGCCGCTCATCCCGAACTCTCGGGCTAAATGGGGGAGAACGTCACTCGCCAACCGCATTTTTCGAGTAATATAGCAGTTTTCACATGGATGAGGTACGCGCAGCGGGCGAATACCATTCGCCCCTACGGATAAAATTTAGTGCATCGGGACTGGGGATTGGGATAAAAAATTCTTTAAAACTGCCAAGGAATTTTTGGATTTTTAGCTAAATCTATTGAAACGCGATCGGCTCCATACCGATTCAGGTGACTGGGATCGGAAAATAAACCGTATTCCTGGGGCCAACGTTGTCCTAAATCGAGAAAAATCAAATTCGAGCCAGCAGCAGCTTGTTGCATTTGTGCGGTGAATTCAGTCTCGTATTTACCGCGAACGGAATCTAAATAAATATTTGTTAGCGGCAAATTTACAAAGACTAAATCAATGCGATGTTTGGCGAG
The sequence above is a segment of the Oscillatoria sp. FACHB-1406 genome. Coding sequences within it:
- a CDS encoding adenylate/guanylate cyclase domain-containing protein: MLASKFVHYRPRILVIDDTPANLKLLTQMLSQQGYDVRVAPSGAIGLNAAFAEPPDLILLDIQMPQMDGYEVCQRLKEDRRTQDIPMLFLSALDATSDKVKAFRVGGADYVTKPFELVEVLARVENQLKLRWLQLALRRSEQESRVLFEASKALNEAPDLHCAIISILESLCRLVYWEYAEVWMPNSASTHLHLVASYDSSEGKRLEAFQQQRQSLSLAPGEGLPGRIWENQQSEWIKGDEDGEITRGTGLRVGYGVPALVNNEPIAVFAFYLSSDSFDPKRAIGIVNTVMAQLTAFLGRKQAEEALQRQQAKTEELLLNILPQPIAERLQNGETTIADSFENASVLFADIVGFTEFAAQRPPRKIVAVLNEIFSEFDALTHAYGLEKIKTLGDNYMVVGGLPLPHPDSLNAIAQIALDLLTCLDNYNFKNSQNFQLRIGINTGPVVAGTIGTSKPIYDLWGDTVNVASRMESTGEPGQIQVTKAVRDMLSEQFHFEERGEIFVKGKGNLLTYWLVDKK
- a CDS encoding MBOAT family protein, giving the protein MTFVQLPYGIFLPLAIALYWFLGKRPLATPHTSSSRKVGETAAAVSRARLWVLLLTSLGFYFFALIGQPEQKLTLSLVIFHLVLLLLMATMNYRIAIAMEQRSKGSAKLQYARLDNRDWDILQSIWNQRATQLLISGIIANVLLLVGFKYIPFLLNSIGLRESANWVSDRLIPPLGLSFFTFECIAYLVDVHRGAPPIRDWLQFSSYKLFFPKLIAGPITRAHAFIAQWPQQQFPTPHRLAEALWLIACGAAKKALIADNLGIFVDLCFGNLERAGSGDLWLATFAYGLQLYLDFSGYVDMARGSAILLGFSLPENFNAPYFSTSIADFWRRWHMTLGDWLRNYLYFPLGGSRQGLARTCLNLFLIMLIAGIWHGAAWGYVVWGILHGLALVVHRLSEAWSRKDASIAAFWSSIPGILLAWLLTQAMVFLSWIFFRLPSLDRALLVWQRFWNASGDAQFAYKVYEETLHLQRAQFAWLVAAIALLMTAIYTLRRGLGLQLSWNVKIVLVPLCLFCVWLFAPEGGLQYIYFDF
- a CDS encoding PAS domain S-box protein is translated as MMLNFFETIFSPRQYMPHGNCYLWQTPLVGLHLASDILIAIAYFSIPAMLLYFVRQKQIEFSRIFVLFAAFIILCGVGHTLEVWTLWHPAYWLSGIEQALTAFVSCYTAVEMAGLLPQFLALRSPAELEALNLELQAQIEERKQAEIALRESESKFRLFIDRVPMAVAMLDREMHYIAHSQRWQRDYPFDKIGPVERWHLEHQKVLQGETLKVKEENVVWENGQEDWLRYEICPWHDYSGEIGGSIWFCESVRDRKQAEEILAEYNQTLERQVTERTEELQTTTKKLQIEGVERQQTLRKLERAQLFLRQSEARFRSSFDLAAVAMCLADPQGRLLQVNAAMSRTFGYAEDELIRMSFSELCHTDDFAAGRSLFDKLLFGTISHYSLEKRYIHKDGSIIWGLLSRSVIRDSNGKPCYTLSQIQDITARKKAETKLREREVFLNSIYQGAEVGIFIIDVKGEGSFCFRGLNATHERLTGLKSVDLEGKSPEECLSPAVARAVSERYRTCLEAGKRISYEECLSLKGRNNWWLTALAPLKDENGRIYRIIGTSIDISDRKQAEQDLQQQAQRQQLFLKMSQRIRRSLNLQEILRTSVEEVRAYLKTDRVLLYRFDADKSGRVVAESVSDEAMSILQRTINDPCFTGRWHTEYQRGRISTIEDVDAGLIRPCHRDLLVSLQVKANLVVPILQQDELWGLLIAHHCISPRQWQTQEVELLRQLSEQLAIALQQSQLYHQARVANQAKSTFLANMSHELRTPLNAILGFSELLAHDTNLTLQQQANLATINRSGEHLLELINHILDLSKIEAGRMTRHDFDFDLYGFLNDIHTLFALRAQRSSLDWSIRRADNVPQFVNTDAGKLRQILVNLIGNALKFTPAGSVTLEVTCVEQKAATVVLNFAVSDTGIGIDESEIGRLFEAFFQAGTEGRYQEGTGLGLALSRRLVELLGGTIDVRSQLGQGTTFSFKLPLQVVTASEMGEVESEPSQRAIALEPGQPRYKILVADDRATNRELLVQLLRQFDFELEEASNGREVLALWKHWQPDLIFMDIEMPEMDGYEATRQIREMERSQRSVSGERCNCKESNSIAPARGSLKPAPIVAITASAFEEDRQKVLSAGCNDFIRKPFQEVEILQALGQYLGVRYRYEDETSFNDKALSASDVEQADLSVLPSQWMAQFRNALLLGKIEAMRALLEELPPEHKSLGGALLSLVEQCEFQQLYSLIEPQAN
- a CDS encoding peptide ABC transporter substrate-binding protein — translated: MTAPLFGFSATPQHRFASAIPSLNPLFDGLISRKFSLLRLLKRKIGRFYLFLAVLSFLFISSVAACTPQTPTPPPPIASPTPADDGILRLLYWQAPTILNPHLASGFKDYEGARLSYEPLASYDKDGQLIPFLAAEIPTVENGGIAKDGKSVIWKLRKDIKWSDGEPFMAADVVFTYQYISNPNVAASSSENYANIQTVEALDEYVIRIKFKEVTPSWAIPFTGQSGAILPKHIFKAYQGKTAREAPANFEPVGTGPYRVISFKAGDIIVFEPNPFFREGTNNLFKRVELKGGGDARAAARAVLQFGDVDFAYNLQVEALILKDLEAAGKGKVMTIFGSQIERILFNFTDPNKIANSGEKSSVEFPHPFFVDLPVRQAFKLAIDRGTIATQLYGTAGQKVGQLLVEPATFKSDKIAYEYNLTKANKVLDEGGWKDTNNDNVREKNGIELKVLFQTSANPVRQKTQEIVKKSLQKIGVGVQLKTVDPEIFFSGDPANTETVNSFYADLEMLTSGNENPDPGLYMKWWTCDEAAQKENNWQKPNYARYCNPEYDKLWQRSRQELDPKKRTALFKQMDELLSKDAAVIPIVNRANTNGVSVRLQGLNPTPWDANTWDIKNWRRQ
- a CDS encoding MFS transporter, which produces MKKLALPTPRLPALQARNYRLYFLGQGISLMGTWVTMVATVWLSYRLTQSPLLLGLVSFANQLPNFLLVSFGGVLVDRWDSRRTLLITQTLSMLQSLALAALALTGIIQFWHILVLSAVQGLINAVDSPTRQVLIPKIAEKPENLTNAIALNSSMVTAAKLVGPAVGGLIIAVAGAGYCFLIDAFSYLAVIIGLLAMRWTQKIVPTGDNTPLRFSLVWQNLKQGAIYAFTDPPIRTLLLLVAGLSFMGLSPNVVLPVFVSQTLHGSAHTLGGLMAASGVGALAGAVFLSQRQGIRGLGRLIAIASSGSGAIAIAFAFSKSLWFSAFCLFLIGFGNVLQFASSNTLIQNLVEPDKRGRVMSFYLMAFLGMASFGNLLTGSLIEAIGIPAEVALSGGICILLSVAFSRKLPALRALVRAAHPELSG